A stretch of the Streptomyces sp. NBC_01428 genome encodes the following:
- a CDS encoding ATP-binding protein, which produces MTETETRPGTLNLTPSPRILEMIAEVDLQLHQCLCELIDNCLDELVEATRVDETLEPRIDVTLPTASKVNRGAKVVVSDNGRGMSPAELRYALSAGTSGKQRFGSLGLFGMGFNIATARLGTVTEVRSGRRGDDQWITATIDLREMQRRSSYEVPLRYERKDPDEHGTLVSVTNLREDVVVKLKSSSSIREVSKNLGRIYTYMLRDPDGPHSGAQLMGGLNQRLYVNSRQVPPLVPCIWDPTRSVMYKAAEAPAAKQIHVPLTNAFACMNCGRWYTSRYDRCVECESTEIQERERRIVGWLGVQRFADKSDFGLTFLRSGRAITTRDRSLFDWEGPDGDIELEYPIELGMGRIVGEIHLDHAPVNVRKTNFDTSSPEWRYMVEKVRGHLPLRPQLAKRLFNRENDSPMSRFFNAYRENKPGLRYLMPGNGNTAIHNEAKRWAQKFRSGDPEYQTDDKWYEAAADHDRVKNGPPPEPAPPSDEDDWLKGEGLGHLGTAADDGHGPSPSQDQKQPEPAAETRPETEEQRFARYREHATLLPDTDREVRLGTAQAVLRVYVTSGVELLKDGQRQPAVVRIVAGEVEIYVDSGTTLIARYGWSPLNVALVCAASQLKSVYSVSGSIDGLVTSILEQFPDRRVDSSAVRSRAEMLLEGLRDRLADLTSKDAATFWSALSGQSKRAAESYAIAVAPDVDWKAAVENGEFARYLGVEGVLDLVTSGPELVLDGGLFRTTYAALGEETQADQVARVSAFLTDLKRMVTGPPLQNTLELSRLLLTADLLDAEIVQA; this is translated from the coding sequence ATGACGGAGACGGAGACGCGACCCGGCACTCTCAACCTGACGCCCTCTCCCCGGATCTTGGAGATGATCGCGGAGGTCGACCTCCAACTTCACCAGTGTCTATGTGAGTTGATCGACAACTGTCTCGACGAGCTCGTCGAGGCCACCCGTGTCGATGAAACCCTGGAACCTCGAATAGACGTCACCCTGCCCACGGCCAGCAAGGTGAACCGCGGTGCCAAGGTCGTAGTGAGCGACAACGGCCGGGGGATGTCTCCGGCGGAGTTGCGGTACGCCCTGAGCGCCGGCACCTCGGGTAAGCAACGGTTCGGCAGCCTCGGCCTGTTCGGCATGGGCTTCAACATCGCCACGGCCCGCCTCGGCACGGTAACGGAGGTCCGGTCGGGACGGCGTGGCGACGACCAATGGATCACCGCCACCATCGATCTTAGAGAGATGCAGCGACGGTCGTCGTACGAGGTTCCCCTTCGTTACGAGCGGAAGGATCCGGACGAGCACGGCACTCTCGTCTCGGTGACGAACCTCCGCGAGGACGTAGTCGTCAAGTTGAAGTCGTCGAGTTCGATAAGGGAGGTCAGCAAGAACCTAGGGCGGATCTACACGTACATGCTGCGTGATCCCGACGGCCCTCATTCGGGTGCGCAGTTGATGGGCGGTTTGAACCAGCGCCTGTACGTCAACTCTCGCCAGGTGCCCCCACTGGTGCCGTGTATCTGGGACCCGACCCGGTCGGTCATGTACAAGGCTGCGGAGGCGCCTGCCGCGAAACAAATCCACGTGCCCCTCACCAACGCCTTCGCCTGTATGAACTGTGGGCGCTGGTACACCTCAAGGTACGACCGGTGCGTCGAATGTGAGAGCACTGAAATCCAGGAGCGAGAGCGCCGGATCGTGGGCTGGCTGGGCGTGCAGAGGTTCGCTGATAAGTCCGACTTCGGGCTGACGTTTCTGCGGAGCGGGCGCGCGATCACGACAAGGGATAGGTCTCTGTTCGACTGGGAGGGGCCAGACGGAGACATTGAGCTGGAGTATCCGATCGAACTCGGTATGGGTCGCATCGTAGGCGAGATCCATCTCGACCATGCGCCGGTCAACGTCCGCAAGACAAATTTCGACACGTCGTCGCCGGAATGGCGATACATGGTCGAGAAGGTTCGAGGCCACCTGCCCTTGCGTCCACAGCTGGCCAAGCGCCTGTTCAATCGCGAGAACGACTCTCCGATGAGTCGGTTCTTCAACGCCTACCGGGAGAACAAGCCGGGTCTCCGTTATCTCATGCCGGGCAACGGCAATACCGCCATCCATAATGAGGCGAAGAGATGGGCACAGAAGTTCCGCAGTGGTGATCCGGAGTATCAGACCGACGATAAATGGTACGAGGCCGCAGCCGATCATGATCGGGTCAAGAATGGGCCACCGCCGGAGCCAGCACCGCCCTCCGACGAGGATGACTGGCTCAAGGGAGAGGGGCTTGGACATCTAGGGACGGCTGCGGACGACGGCCACGGCCCCTCACCGTCCCAAGACCAGAAGCAGCCGGAGCCAGCCGCAGAGACACGGCCGGAGACAGAGGAGCAGCGCTTCGCGAGGTACAGGGAGCACGCGACGCTGCTTCCCGACACTGACCGCGAAGTTCGCCTTGGTACCGCTCAGGCGGTCCTTCGCGTCTACGTCACCTCCGGAGTCGAACTGCTCAAGGACGGTCAGCGGCAGCCGGCCGTGGTTCGGATCGTAGCTGGAGAGGTAGAGATCTACGTGGATTCCGGTACCACGCTGATCGCGCGGTACGGATGGTCCCCACTGAACGTCGCGCTCGTTTGCGCGGCATCGCAGTTGAAGAGCGTGTACTCCGTATCGGGTTCCATCGACGGGTTGGTGACCTCGATCCTCGAGCAGTTCCCGGACCGGCGGGTGGACTCCAGCGCGGTGCGCAGTCGCGCGGAGATGCTGCTGGAGGGCTTGCGAGATCGGCTCGCCGACCTCACCTCGAAGGACGCGGCCACGTTTTGGTCCGCCCTGTCCGGTCAGTCGAAACGGGCCGCCGAGTCGTACGCCATCGCGGTGGCACCGGACGTCGATTGGAAGGCAGCGGTGGAGAACGGCGAGTTCGCGCGTTACCTGGGAGTCGAGGGCGTCCTCGACCTCGTTACGAGCGGTCCCGAACTGGTCCTGGACGGCGGATTGTTCCGCACCACGTACGCTGCGCTCGGTGAGGAGACGCAGGCGGACCAAGTGGCCCGTGTTAGTGCCTTCCTCACAGACCTTAAGCGGATGGTGACGGGCCCGCCTCTGCAGAACACCTTGGAACTGTCCCGCCTGCTCCTTACCGCGGACCTACTGGACGCGGAGATCGTCCAGGCATGA
- a CDS encoding DNA cytosine methyltransferase — protein MELFAGAGGLALGCQEAGFDPLATLELDKWACDTVRQNQARGNELVANWHVEEGDVRDFNWSRITDEVDLVAGGPPCQPFSIGGRGKADDDERDMFPATAEAIAQLRPRAFIIENVRGLARPRFADYFQYIQARLSLPLLAAKPDELWGDHLLRLRAAGKSVSNQELAYRVTPAFANAADYGVPQQRQRVFLVGFRNDLDVTWDFPHVTHSRRALLHAQWTTGEYWQEHEVPKAKRPERPNVPIPEELQPDEVQARWRTIRDALAGLPEPTVTGTAGVLNHVLQLGARSYPGHTGSPVDWPAKTLKAGRHGVPGGENMLREADGSIRYFTVRESARLQTFPDDYELHGPWGKAMRQLGNAVPVELARVVADSVHAALRAEGTEA, from the coding sequence GTGGAGTTGTTCGCTGGCGCTGGAGGGCTCGCACTAGGTTGTCAGGAGGCCGGGTTCGACCCGCTGGCGACCCTGGAGTTGGACAAATGGGCCTGCGACACGGTGCGACAGAACCAGGCCCGGGGGAACGAGCTCGTCGCGAACTGGCACGTCGAAGAGGGCGACGTGCGGGACTTCAACTGGTCCCGGATCACCGACGAGGTGGATCTTGTCGCCGGCGGCCCGCCGTGCCAGCCGTTCTCCATTGGAGGCCGCGGCAAGGCGGACGACGACGAACGTGACATGTTCCCGGCCACGGCGGAGGCGATCGCCCAGCTGAGGCCCCGCGCGTTCATCATCGAGAACGTGAGGGGCCTGGCGCGTCCGAGGTTCGCCGACTATTTCCAGTACATCCAGGCAAGGCTTTCACTGCCCCTTCTCGCCGCGAAGCCCGACGAACTGTGGGGGGATCACTTGCTGCGGCTCCGGGCGGCAGGCAAGAGCGTCAGTAACCAAGAGTTGGCCTATCGGGTCACCCCCGCCTTCGCCAACGCGGCGGACTACGGAGTGCCGCAGCAGCGCCAACGTGTCTTCCTGGTCGGTTTCCGCAACGACCTGGACGTGACCTGGGACTTCCCGCATGTCACACACTCGAGACGCGCTCTCCTGCATGCGCAGTGGACGACTGGTGAGTACTGGCAAGAACATGAAGTGCCCAAGGCGAAGCGTCCGGAACGGCCTAACGTCCCCATACCTGAGGAGCTGCAGCCGGACGAGGTCCAAGCGCGCTGGCGCACCATACGCGACGCGCTGGCTGGTCTTCCCGAGCCAACGGTGACAGGTACTGCGGGGGTCCTCAACCATGTCCTTCAACTGGGCGCTCGTTCCTACCCTGGTCACACCGGTAGTCCCGTGGACTGGCCGGCGAAGACGCTGAAAGCAGGGCGTCACGGGGTTCCCGGCGGCGAGAACATGCTGCGTGAGGCGGATGGCTCCATCCGCTACTTCACGGTCAGGGAAAGTGCCCGCTTGCAAACCTTCCCAGACGACTACGAGCTGCACGGCCCTTGGGGCAAGGCGATGCGCCAGCTCGGCAACGCAGTCCCGGTTGAGTTGGCGCGGGTCGTGGCCGACAGTGTCCATGCCGCACTACGCGCGGAGGGAACCGAAGCATGA
- a CDS encoding Z1 domain-containing protein — MSDARIEAAWKRFQERLDSARPHEVAQELRDLFVPENVVEELLRRHELETTRIASLKEPLGLGRPDALPWYTGPRAGDKNWPAFEARVRRSLGPDATTKLDEASTRVVAMLDHPATPTFRSRGLVVGHVQSGKTSNFTAVACKAADRGYRMFIVLSGIHNSLRRQTQTRLIRDVVNLNPPLWHQITSPERDFVPPPNAQSFLASKDQRLLLVVKKNAIVLRKLRDWLEQAQEQLGNCPTLIIDDEADQATLATRKINPLIRDVITRLPKVCYVGYTATPFANLLTDPRDHEDFYPRDFILSLQRGETYQGPETLFGRHPVDGEDPEEVPGGLDMIRTIPAVELDDLRPKKATAAAQFEPAITDSLRRATLWFWIATAVRQLRGQRNEHSSMLIHAHSDTRVHDSYRAPLQDLRREVTEGLADGQPALLGELRRLWADESERVDNTRFGVARPSFEEIVQELGEVVDSTKIVMDHYRSNDRLDYDSGPVNVIAVGGNTLSRGLTLEGLVVSFFVRSSNVYDTLLQMGRWFGYRPGYEDLPRVFMPDEIRRWFVHLATVEEEMRKEIDRYLTEHKSPLELAVRIRCHPKMRVTAPSKAGAAVRSAAAYGGQLVESHYFPCTPEQDVQDWHNTNAKAVRSLLDAAYTEGRADLGVKSGRALWRDVPLSSVMDFLNGYAFHPKSVEASRSLMRQYIERRSQSGALVSWNVGVVGNAVQDEAHTVSLPGNISVGPVTRTRTKGSAEDDVADIKTLTGSRDEALDLRIPAGEAQMNRSRLQELRVQQQPERGLVLLYPINAKSQVPVRTKDGVTAEVEGRAPLNAPGEVVWGAAIVFPRPSQVGTDLAVEYDYLAADLREVFPSASEDEDEDVSVLEQDLDNDAEDGR; from the coding sequence ATGAGTGATGCGCGCATCGAGGCCGCCTGGAAGCGGTTCCAGGAGAGGCTGGACTCCGCTCGTCCTCACGAGGTCGCCCAGGAGTTGCGTGACCTCTTCGTCCCCGAAAACGTTGTTGAGGAACTGCTCCGGCGGCACGAGCTCGAGACCACGAGGATCGCCAGTCTGAAAGAGCCTCTGGGGTTGGGCCGTCCCGACGCGCTGCCCTGGTACACGGGTCCCCGCGCGGGGGACAAGAATTGGCCGGCCTTCGAGGCGAGGGTGCGTCGCTCGCTCGGCCCGGACGCCACGACCAAGCTCGACGAGGCGTCGACGCGGGTCGTAGCGATGCTCGACCACCCTGCGACGCCTACGTTCCGGTCGCGCGGACTTGTAGTCGGGCACGTCCAGTCCGGTAAGACGAGCAACTTCACGGCGGTGGCCTGCAAAGCGGCGGACCGCGGCTACCGGATGTTCATCGTGCTGTCCGGAATCCATAATTCGCTCCGCCGCCAGACCCAGACTCGACTGATCCGCGACGTCGTCAACCTCAACCCGCCGCTGTGGCACCAGATCACCAGCCCTGAGCGAGACTTCGTGCCACCACCGAACGCCCAATCGTTCCTGGCCTCGAAAGACCAGCGGCTCCTATTGGTGGTCAAGAAGAACGCGATCGTCCTGCGCAAGCTGCGCGATTGGCTCGAGCAGGCCCAGGAGCAGTTGGGCAACTGTCCGACCCTGATCATCGACGACGAAGCGGACCAGGCGACCCTGGCGACGCGCAAGATCAACCCGCTGATCAGGGACGTGATCACGCGCCTTCCCAAGGTCTGCTACGTGGGCTATACGGCCACTCCCTTCGCGAATCTGCTGACCGATCCGCGCGACCATGAGGACTTCTATCCGCGCGACTTCATCCTGAGCCTGCAGCGTGGCGAGACCTACCAGGGGCCCGAGACGTTGTTCGGTCGGCATCCCGTCGATGGAGAGGACCCGGAGGAGGTCCCCGGCGGCCTCGACATGATCAGGACGATCCCGGCGGTCGAGCTGGACGACCTGCGGCCGAAGAAGGCGACGGCGGCGGCGCAATTCGAGCCTGCGATCACCGATTCGCTGCGCCGGGCCACACTGTGGTTCTGGATCGCCACGGCCGTGCGTCAGTTGCGCGGCCAGCGCAATGAGCACTCCTCGATGCTGATCCACGCACACTCCGACACGCGAGTGCACGACTCTTACCGGGCACCGCTGCAGGATTTGCGTAGAGAGGTCACGGAAGGCCTGGCGGACGGCCAACCCGCGCTGCTCGGTGAGCTGCGACGTCTGTGGGCCGACGAGTCGGAGCGCGTCGACAACACGCGGTTCGGCGTCGCACGCCCGAGCTTCGAGGAAATCGTTCAGGAGTTGGGGGAGGTGGTCGACTCCACGAAGATCGTGATGGACCATTACCGCAGCAACGACCGCCTCGACTACGACTCCGGCCCGGTGAACGTCATCGCCGTGGGCGGCAACACGCTCTCCCGCGGACTCACGTTGGAAGGGCTCGTCGTCAGCTTCTTCGTACGCTCCTCGAACGTCTACGACACGCTCCTACAGATGGGCCGCTGGTTCGGTTACCGCCCCGGCTACGAGGACCTACCGCGCGTCTTCATGCCCGACGAGATCCGACGCTGGTTCGTGCACCTGGCCACGGTCGAGGAGGAGATGCGTAAAGAGATCGACCGTTATCTCACGGAGCACAAGTCCCCGCTCGAACTGGCCGTCCGCATCCGTTGCCACCCCAAAATGCGGGTCACAGCGCCGTCCAAGGCCGGTGCCGCGGTGCGCAGCGCCGCAGCGTATGGCGGACAGTTGGTCGAGTCCCACTACTTCCCCTGCACTCCGGAGCAGGATGTCCAGGACTGGCACAACACGAACGCGAAGGCCGTGAGGAGCCTCCTCGACGCCGCCTACACCGAGGGGCGGGCTGACCTGGGCGTCAAGAGCGGCCGGGCGTTGTGGCGGGATGTCCCGCTCAGCTCGGTAATGGACTTCCTGAACGGCTACGCCTTCCATCCGAAGTCCGTGGAGGCCTCGCGCAGTCTTATGCGGCAGTACATCGAACGCCGCAGCCAGTCCGGTGCCTTGGTTTCGTGGAACGTGGGCGTTGTGGGCAACGCCGTCCAAGACGAGGCACATACTGTCTCGCTCCCCGGAAACATCTCGGTCGGCCCCGTGACTCGTACGCGCACCAAGGGCAGCGCCGAAGACGACGTCGCCGACATCAAGACACTCACCGGTTCTCGTGACGAGGCGCTGGATCTGAGGATCCCCGCTGGCGAGGCTCAGATGAACCGGAGCCGACTCCAGGAACTCAGGGTGCAGCAGCAACCTGAGCGGGGCCTCGTTTTGCTGTACCCGATCAATGCCAAGTCGCAGGTGCCGGTCCGGACGAAGGACGGCGTGACGGCCGAGGTCGAAGGCCGCGCCCCCTTGAACGCCCCCGGCGAAGTCGTGTGGGGCGCGGCCATCGTCTTCCCCCGCCCGAGTCAGGTCGGCACCGACTTGGCCGTCGAGTACGACTATCTTGCCGCAGACCTCCGCGAGGTGTTCCCCTCGGCCAGCGAGGACGAGGACGAGGACGTGTCCGTGCTGGAGCAAGACCTCGACAACGATGCGGAGGACGGCCGGTGA
- a CDS encoding PD-(D/E)XK motif protein, with the protein MNASTSGSAPSDRIRKLLERLWDQLDERSTTEPAALMLTAELEIRTPCGRVRLGRDAEGMRHLLVPIAPTDRLEDDRRSAGVHLTGRVLLVEDLPVRFADLHCRRADLSGVFTGLVADVCARIAAEPAARPYRIAQTLNGWRLLFGGEAVRWTVPRLAGLFAELLILERLLDIRPDAVEAWQGPTGGAQDFRSNRYAIEVKASSGIAGRIVHVHGVDQLEEPAGGAVDLAWFRIAESHGSSARSVQDLIAACHTKTDRVDVLDARLTALGLKAASPGVAADVRFEAVEERWHEVDQRFPKIVPASFADGTVPVGVSGVEYLVDLDSVPMRADQALALDRLAKDL; encoded by the coding sequence GTGAACGCATCGACGAGTGGCTCAGCGCCCTCAGACCGCATACGCAAGCTGCTCGAGCGGCTGTGGGATCAGCTCGACGAGCGGTCGACGACCGAACCGGCGGCGCTCATGCTCACCGCAGAGCTGGAGATCCGCACACCATGCGGACGCGTTCGGCTCGGACGCGATGCCGAAGGCATGCGACACCTGCTCGTGCCGATCGCGCCGACGGACCGGCTGGAGGACGACCGTCGCAGCGCTGGGGTCCATCTGACCGGGCGGGTACTTCTCGTCGAAGACCTGCCCGTGCGCTTCGCTGACCTCCACTGCCGGAGGGCAGATCTGTCCGGGGTGTTCACCGGACTCGTCGCCGACGTCTGCGCACGGATCGCCGCCGAGCCGGCGGCACGGCCGTACCGCATCGCCCAAACTCTCAACGGCTGGCGTCTGCTGTTCGGCGGCGAGGCGGTGCGCTGGACGGTGCCACGGCTCGCCGGCTTGTTCGCCGAACTCCTGATCCTGGAGCGGCTACTCGACATCCGCCCCGACGCCGTCGAAGCCTGGCAGGGTCCCACCGGTGGCGCACAGGACTTCCGTAGCAACCGCTATGCGATCGAGGTCAAGGCGTCGAGCGGCATCGCTGGCCGAATCGTCCACGTCCACGGCGTCGACCAGCTGGAGGAACCCGCAGGTGGAGCTGTCGACCTCGCCTGGTTCCGTATAGCGGAATCTCACGGGTCCTCGGCCCGATCGGTGCAAGACCTGATCGCGGCGTGTCACACGAAGACTGACCGCGTGGACGTGCTCGACGCGCGCCTGACCGCGCTGGGTCTGAAAGCCGCCTCACCCGGTGTTGCGGCCGACGTCCGCTTCGAGGCGGTGGAGGAACGTTGGCACGAGGTGGACCAGAGATTTCCCAAGATCGTACCGGCGAGCTTCGCCGACGGGACTGTGCCCGTTGGCGTCAGCGGCGTCGAATATCTCGTCGATCTTGACAGCGTCCCAATGCGAGCCGATCAGGCCCTCGCGCTCGACAGACTGGCGAAGGACCTGTGA
- a CDS encoding DUF6339 family protein, translating to MSVLYPRLLPGEADRLFEELHEHHPGTHTRMVANHSPRSVFAATGGRRVTRGELDDLRRTIVAAAEEQGFPKPPTAAQRNAFDQRTARILHEQGFMVPGEAAQRPVWAFLALVLLPDVCVWRWPLKPGRGYSADRFKGLDLTRHALGRLWTRAHVLHDPKLPEPYELVEALGEEAADQIMTRRRSVAASPALVRAVVRGHRDERALNEVGMSERDVLRQSLMRLLRLLAFVSVDAIPEAELDHLVRRLRAETRNALRSR from the coding sequence ATGAGCGTTCTCTACCCAAGGCTGCTACCCGGGGAAGCCGACAGGCTCTTCGAGGAACTGCACGAGCACCACCCCGGCACCCACACCCGTATGGTCGCGAACCACTCGCCCCGTTCAGTCTTCGCTGCCACCGGTGGTCGACGCGTCACCCGAGGGGAGCTCGACGACCTGCGCCGTACCATCGTGGCAGCTGCCGAGGAGCAGGGTTTCCCTAAGCCTCCAACCGCTGCCCAGCGGAACGCCTTCGATCAGCGCACTGCGAGGATCCTGCACGAACAGGGCTTCATGGTGCCCGGTGAGGCCGCTCAGCGGCCGGTGTGGGCATTCCTCGCGTTGGTGCTCCTGCCCGACGTCTGCGTATGGCGGTGGCCGCTCAAGCCTGGCCGGGGCTACTCCGCCGATCGTTTCAAGGGACTGGACCTAACCCGACACGCCCTGGGTCGCCTCTGGACGCGCGCCCACGTTCTGCATGACCCAAAGCTGCCGGAACCTTACGAACTGGTCGAGGCTCTCGGCGAGGAGGCTGCTGACCAGATCATGACGAGACGTCGATCTGTCGCAGCCTCACCAGCCCTGGTCCGAGCAGTCGTACGGGGGCACAGGGACGAGCGGGCCCTGAACGAGGTCGGAATGTCGGAACGCGACGTACTTCGCCAGAGTCTCATGCGGCTTCTTCGTCTCCTGGCCTTCGTCAGCGTTGATGCCATCCCAGAGGCTGAGCTCGATCACCTCGTCCGCCGGCTCAGAGCGGAGACACGAAACGCGCTGCGCAGTCGATGA
- a CDS encoding pPIWI_RE module domain-containing protein, with the protein MYHAIRNAAYEPDPLHGPWLEEMSVLRLGEELHTELTRMHAEAGTGSVRPDRLPVRRLSSLLQAMAPGVIATGRNAGTDGRLPWLYAREAVPPEVLAPVIGTWAAGMYREEDDTEGADLEERLRSDDPAEAIQLPYWEAESVDLTETVTSAGGTAEPAARLYSLLPEWVAFRLAARTFPTGGTTLHFRVESSGNGARLVSWPPQRYERRGQTWYYSACLNITVHTVPFAPRFRVHVSSQVRRWATQLDVRPHQLGGATVLLDAPLPWPGGPDRSHRLMVNTLGYDRRLKELAWRHHSPAPLLPELDIVRNYPQPEALFSHPERWINGSGDVAAGIVYHPSIGPHEVGPGLMARERADLDAWVEEGLRPMLTRVPDLTRVTRSNTPSLLPSSGAGRGPGVRDTQLALQRRAALARALNGRPLEIDVFWQSPETRAALLAELPKLIGFPPGESEGSADDDTWRWRGEGVDICVHAQPAGALADALPVSRERGRPRAVRLAEAVEGRCRLVADRVVARPDAAGVVIMEIAGKERFAAVPDSDPKHALRIAWARQDRLSQFVNLPDDTDSGLEHRAKWTWLDAFRQLGAISPPAHRVGAGVPGDLQYVALWLVRHTRKGPTRRPVHRLVAVRVRLGDEGPGVIEGWDAERAEWVPYPKLLLLLSQATEPVAETEKERQADTGGDGGGRPGARPGVEQHRQRDTERQIRALLFQLRDRPTLLLADAGNLRQCWPGLRNGELARDMLGFGTEPAQRHTLYGDDLRVVLVRDANAREEVAEWYAHDAKGSVGFTEGVWGTTETESRVFASTTAKPHTAAKLPKGLMKLAPTAQGRTAPGKTAWNPGQLEITVLGCLSEKALADSGREGDLPDRPAEWATLTHQLRYQDDYPPLARPLALHLARLAGEYVLPVAVTKEEGSTSSAP; encoded by the coding sequence GTGTATCACGCCATTCGCAACGCGGCCTACGAACCCGACCCGCTCCATGGACCGTGGCTGGAGGAGATGAGTGTGCTGCGGCTCGGCGAGGAGTTGCACACCGAGCTCACCAGGATGCACGCCGAGGCCGGCACGGGCTCCGTCCGCCCCGATCGGCTCCCCGTACGCAGGCTCAGCTCCCTGCTCCAGGCGATGGCCCCCGGCGTCATCGCGACCGGCCGCAACGCCGGAACGGACGGCCGCCTGCCATGGCTCTACGCACGGGAAGCCGTCCCGCCAGAGGTGCTGGCCCCGGTGATCGGCACCTGGGCGGCGGGCATGTACCGGGAGGAGGACGACACCGAAGGCGCCGACCTGGAGGAGAGGCTCCGCTCCGACGACCCGGCCGAGGCCATCCAACTGCCATATTGGGAGGCCGAATCGGTCGACCTCACCGAGACCGTGACCTCGGCGGGCGGAACAGCCGAACCCGCCGCACGGCTCTACAGCCTGCTGCCCGAGTGGGTCGCCTTCCGGCTTGCCGCCCGGACGTTCCCTACCGGGGGCACCACACTCCACTTTCGCGTCGAGAGCTCGGGCAACGGCGCGCGACTCGTCTCCTGGCCGCCACAGCGATACGAGCGCCGCGGACAGACCTGGTACTACTCGGCTTGCCTCAACATCACCGTCCACACCGTGCCGTTCGCCCCACGGTTCCGCGTCCATGTGTCCTCGCAAGTACGCCGGTGGGCCACCCAGCTGGACGTACGCCCCCACCAGCTCGGCGGCGCAACCGTTCTGCTCGACGCTCCGCTGCCATGGCCGGGAGGGCCGGACCGGAGCCACCGGTTGATGGTGAACACCCTCGGCTACGACCGGCGGCTGAAAGAACTGGCCTGGCGCCACCACAGCCCCGCACCACTCCTGCCCGAGCTGGACATCGTACGCAACTACCCGCAGCCGGAGGCGCTTTTCTCCCACCCGGAACGCTGGATCAACGGGTCCGGGGACGTGGCCGCCGGCATCGTCTACCACCCGTCGATCGGCCCGCATGAGGTGGGACCGGGGCTGATGGCACGGGAGCGGGCGGATCTGGACGCCTGGGTCGAGGAAGGGCTGCGCCCCATGCTGACCCGGGTCCCCGACCTCACACGGGTCACCCGGAGCAACACCCCCTCATTGCTGCCTAGTTCGGGAGCCGGACGTGGTCCGGGCGTCCGGGACACGCAACTGGCCCTGCAGCGGCGGGCGGCGCTGGCACGCGCACTCAACGGCCGTCCCCTGGAGATCGACGTCTTCTGGCAATCCCCGGAAACCCGTGCCGCTCTGCTCGCGGAACTGCCCAAGCTCATCGGCTTCCCTCCCGGGGAGAGCGAGGGGTCGGCCGACGACGACACCTGGCGGTGGCGGGGCGAGGGGGTCGACATTTGCGTACACGCCCAGCCCGCGGGGGCCCTGGCCGACGCCCTGCCGGTCTCCCGGGAGCGCGGGCGCCCCAGGGCCGTCCGGCTGGCCGAAGCCGTCGAAGGGCGCTGCCGACTTGTGGCGGACCGAGTGGTTGCGCGTCCCGACGCGGCCGGAGTCGTGATCATGGAGATCGCCGGTAAGGAGCGCTTCGCCGCCGTCCCCGACTCCGATCCCAAGCATGCGCTGCGCATCGCCTGGGCGCGGCAGGACCGGCTGAGCCAGTTCGTCAACCTGCCCGACGACACCGACAGCGGCCTGGAGCACCGGGCCAAGTGGACCTGGCTGGACGCCTTTCGGCAGCTCGGCGCGATCAGTCCGCCCGCCCATCGAGTGGGGGCCGGAGTTCCTGGCGACCTCCAGTACGTGGCGCTCTGGCTCGTACGCCACACCAGGAAGGGGCCCACGCGGCGCCCCGTCCATCGGCTTGTCGCGGTGCGGGTCCGCCTCGGGGACGAAGGACCGGGCGTCATCGAGGGGTGGGACGCCGAGCGCGCCGAATGGGTGCCGTACCCGAAGCTGTTGCTGTTGCTCTCCCAGGCAACGGAGCCAGTGGCGGAGACCGAGAAGGAGAGGCAGGCTGATACGGGTGGCGATGGAGGGGGCCGGCCCGGTGCCCGCCCGGGCGTGGAGCAGCACAGGCAGCGGGACACCGAGCGGCAGATCCGCGCACTGCTTTTCCAACTCCGCGACCGCCCGACGCTCCTGCTGGCGGACGCCGGCAATCTGCGCCAGTGCTGGCCCGGCCTGCGCAACGGTGAACTGGCCCGCGACATGCTCGGCTTCGGCACTGAACCCGCCCAGCGCCACACGCTCTACGGCGACGACCTGCGGGTGGTGCTCGTACGGGACGCCAACGCGCGGGAGGAAGTGGCGGAGTGGTACGCCCACGACGCCAAGGGCAGCGTCGGCTTCACCGAGGGCGTGTGGGGGACGACGGAGACGGAGAGCCGTGTCTTCGCGAGTACGACCGCGAAGCCGCACACAGCGGCGAAACTACCGAAGGGCCTCATGAAACTGGCGCCCACGGCACAGGGCCGGACAGCACCCGGGAAGACTGCCTGGAACCCCGGACAGCTGGAGATCACCGTGCTCGGTTGCCTGTCGGAGAAGGCGCTGGCGGACTCGGGGCGTGAAGGGGACCTGCCTGACCGGCCGGCGGAGTGGGCGACGCTCACGCACCAGCTGCGCTACCAAGACGACTATCCGCCGCTCGCCCGGCCCCTCGCGCTGCACTTGGCGCGTCTCGCCGGTGAGTACGTGCTTCCGGTAGCCGTAACGAAGGAGGAAGGGAGCACGTCATCCGCTCCATGA